One window of the Mustelus asterias unplaced genomic scaffold, sMusAst1.hap1.1 HAP1_SCAFFOLD_863, whole genome shotgun sequence genome contains the following:
- the LOC144487548 gene encoding protein crumbs homolog 3-like, which yields MEIFQYLPAISLLGIVIGGRSFAQFDNTTSPNSTEAPGSDVPIAAIVAPCVIGGLLIIIIILVVVFIKVKGKRRDEGTYNPSQQEQIGTRTHVNHALKLPPEERLI from the exons ATGGAGATATTCCAGTATCTTCCAGCCATCTCTCTGCTGGGTATTGTGATTGGCGGCAGAAGCTTCGCTCAATTTG ATAACACAACAAGTCCAAATTCCACAGAAGCACCTGGATCAGATGTACCA ATTGCTGCCATTGTGGCTCCCTGTGTGATTGGTGGTCTACTGATTATCATCATCATCCTTGTTGTGGTCTTCATAAAGGTGAAGGGAAAGCGGAGAGATGAAGGGACGTATAACCCCAGCCAGCAGGAGCAGATTGGGACACGCACGCATGTCAACCATGCCCTGAAGCTACCCCCAGAGGAGAGGCTCATCTAA